A part of Aurantimicrobium sp. MWH-Uga1 genomic DNA contains:
- a CDS encoding IclR family transcriptional regulator encodes MSKVPAADSTLRILEFLAHQRGPVPAQTIATALSLPRSSVYQILTVLTERGFALHIPEERRYGLGPAAFELSSSYSRQQPLTRLGAPLLAKLVDHIGESAHLAVLHGTDVLYVVEERAARRPSLITDVGVRLPAHLTASGRALLSALPPAQLRALYSDPVVFTQREELGLAGPQSYRELKALVTQAAQQGYSTERSEITDGLASVGVVVKDHLGWPAAAIAVTYPVPVSATEEDLQLRVEQLLPEIKTTAQELSRRIHGAS; translated from the coding sequence GTGAGTAAAGTTCCCGCAGCCGATTCGACCCTGCGTATTTTGGAGTTTCTTGCCCACCAAAGAGGACCAGTTCCTGCTCAAACTATTGCGACTGCACTATCTTTACCGCGGTCATCCGTGTATCAAATCTTGACGGTGCTCACCGAGCGTGGCTTTGCCCTCCACATCCCTGAAGAGCGCCGTTATGGTTTAGGGCCAGCTGCCTTTGAGCTCTCCTCCTCCTATTCGAGGCAGCAACCTTTGACCCGATTAGGCGCACCCTTGTTGGCCAAACTGGTCGACCATATCGGGGAGTCTGCACACCTAGCTGTTCTGCACGGAACCGATGTTCTCTACGTCGTCGAAGAGCGTGCAGCCAGACGACCCTCACTCATCACAGACGTCGGAGTGAGACTTCCTGCACACCTCACGGCGTCCGGCCGTGCTCTGCTTTCAGCATTACCACCGGCACAATTACGAGCGCTTTATTCTGATCCCGTTGTTTTTACTCAACGAGAAGAACTGGGCTTGGCTGGACCTCAAAGCTATCGTGAACTCAAAGCGCTGGTGACCCAGGCCGCCCAACAGGGCTATTCCACTGAACGCAGCGAAATCACTGATGGTCTAGCCTCCGTCGGTGTGGTGGTCAAAGACCACCTCGGCTGGCCAGCTGCAGCTATTGCGGTGACCTACCCCGTTCCTGTTTCCGCAACCGAAGAAGATCTCCAGTTGCGAGTTGAACAACTCCTTCCCGAAATCAAGACAACAGCCCAGGAACTTAGCCGCCGTATTCACGGGGCGAGTTAA
- the hutH gene encoding histidine ammonia-lyase codes for MSSVTVGTGAVSIDDVVAVARYDAQIVLDEKALEGVAQSRAVIDALASDPNPHYGISTGFGALATTFIESDRRAQLQASLVRSHAAGSGSEVEREVIRALMLLRLSTLMTGRTGVRPIVAQSYAALINAGITPVVREYGSLGCSGDLAPLSHCALATMGEGDVRNAEGILMPASQALSEAGITALKLEEKEGLALINGTDGMLGMLALAITDLKMLMTAVDISAAMTIEGLMGTDKVFAADLHALRPQVGQGQSATNLRNILADSPIVHSHAGPEDGRVQDAYSLRCSPQVHGGARDTIAHAELVANRELASAIDNPVLTVDGRVESNGNFHGAPVAYVLDFLAIVAADVASMSERRTDRFLDRSRNQGLPPFLAHEVGVDSGLMIAQYTAAGLVSEMKRLAVPASADSIPSSAMQEDHVSMGWHAGRKLRKAVDALSRVIAIELMTASRGIDLRAPLQPSPVTGAVIAELRNNGVAGPGADRFLSPEIETAAELTLSGRVTAVAQAAATTPLI; via the coding sequence ATGAGTTCTGTAACTGTGGGCACTGGTGCCGTATCAATAGACGATGTCGTTGCTGTTGCGCGATATGACGCACAGATTGTGCTCGATGAAAAGGCGCTCGAAGGGGTTGCCCAGTCTCGCGCCGTTATCGATGCCTTGGCCTCTGACCCTAACCCGCACTACGGCATCTCCACCGGTTTCGGTGCACTGGCAACCACCTTTATTGAGTCCGACCGCCGAGCTCAACTCCAGGCGTCACTTGTGCGCTCCCATGCAGCAGGTTCTGGGTCGGAGGTAGAGCGTGAAGTAATTCGCGCACTGATGCTTCTTCGCCTGTCCACACTGATGACCGGCCGCACCGGTGTGCGACCCATCGTTGCTCAGTCCTATGCAGCACTCATTAACGCCGGAATAACTCCCGTGGTTCGCGAATATGGCTCCCTCGGCTGTTCGGGCGACCTTGCGCCCCTGTCCCACTGTGCTTTAGCAACGATGGGCGAAGGTGATGTGCGCAACGCAGAGGGCATTTTGATGCCTGCATCTCAAGCGCTCTCAGAGGCAGGCATCACTGCTCTCAAGCTGGAAGAAAAAGAAGGCCTTGCCCTGATCAATGGCACGGATGGCATGCTCGGCATGCTCGCACTGGCCATTACAGATCTCAAGATGCTCATGACAGCTGTTGATATTTCTGCAGCGATGACCATCGAAGGATTGATGGGGACCGACAAGGTCTTTGCCGCCGATTTACACGCTCTGCGCCCCCAGGTAGGCCAAGGACAATCTGCAACCAACCTACGTAACATCTTGGCCGATTCACCCATCGTGCACTCGCATGCAGGGCCTGAAGATGGTCGAGTGCAGGATGCCTACTCACTGCGTTGCTCGCCCCAAGTTCACGGTGGGGCTCGGGACACCATCGCTCACGCAGAACTCGTAGCCAACCGAGAACTTGCCTCAGCAATAGACAACCCTGTACTCACCGTTGATGGCCGTGTAGAAAGCAACGGAAACTTCCACGGTGCACCGGTTGCCTATGTATTGGACTTCCTCGCCATCGTTGCCGCAGATGTCGCGTCGATGAGTGAGCGCCGTACCGACCGCTTCCTGGACCGCTCACGCAATCAAGGATTGCCTCCCTTCCTCGCTCACGAAGTGGGTGTGGACTCAGGCCTCATGATTGCTCAATACACGGCGGCAGGTTTGGTCTCAGAAATGAAGAGGTTGGCAGTTCCTGCCTCGGCAGACTCCATCCCCTCCAGTGCTATGCAAGAAGACCACGTCTCAATGGGCTGGCATGCTGGACGCAAACTCCGCAAAGCAGTTGATGCACTCTCACGCGTCATTGCAATTGAACTCATGACCGCCTCACGCGGTATTGACCTGCGTGCTCCGTTGCAACCCAGCCCAGTTACTGGTGCTGTCATCGCAGAACTCCGCAATAACGGGGTTGCTGGCCCGGGTGCAGACCGTTTCCTCTCCCCCGAGATTGAAACTGCAGCTGAGCTCACCCTTTCTGGCCGTGTCACAGCCGTAGCTCAAGCTGCCGCAACTACCCCACTGATCTAA
- the hutU gene encoding urocanate hydratase, with translation MTTGPRTVRAARGNTLTAKSWQTEAPLRMLMNNLDPEVAEHPEKLVVYGGTGKAARTWEAYDAIVRTLETLDSDETLLVQSGKPVGVFRTNEWAPRVLIANSNLVGDWANWPEFRRLEAEGLTMYGQMTAGSWIYIGTQGILQGTYETFGAVARQHFGGTLAGTLTLTGGCGGMGGAQPLAVTMNDGVVLIVDVDATRLQRRVEHGYLDEMTHDLDDAIARVLAAKESKTPLSVGIVGNAADVFTELLERKVPIDIVTDQTSAHDPLSYLPEGVSVEEWHKKAEQDAAWFTEHSRAAMAKQVKAMVEFQDAGAIVFDYGNSIRAEAKLGGYDRAFDFPGFVPAYIRPLFCEGNGPFRWAALSGDPEDIAKTDKAIMELFPENEHLKRWITKAGEKVHFEGLPARICWLGYKERHLAGLKFNEMVASGELSAPIVIGRDHLDSGSVASPYRETEAMKDGSDAIADWPLLNALLNTASGATWVSLHHGGGVGIGRSIHCGQVTVADGTELAAQKLERVLTNDPGTGVMRHVDAGYERAEEVARERGLRVPMWEN, from the coding sequence ATGACCACAGGACCTCGTACCGTCCGTGCCGCACGCGGCAACACACTCACCGCCAAGAGCTGGCAGACCGAAGCCCCCCTGCGCATGCTCATGAACAACCTTGACCCTGAGGTTGCTGAACACCCCGAAAAGCTCGTTGTGTATGGAGGCACCGGTAAAGCTGCCCGCACCTGGGAAGCATATGACGCCATCGTGCGCACCCTCGAAACTCTCGACTCTGATGAAACCCTCTTGGTTCAGTCCGGAAAACCTGTCGGTGTATTCCGCACCAACGAGTGGGCTCCTCGTGTGCTCATTGCCAACTCCAACCTCGTTGGTGACTGGGCAAACTGGCCAGAATTTCGCCGCCTCGAGGCCGAAGGCCTCACCATGTACGGTCAGATGACCGCTGGTTCCTGGATCTACATCGGAACCCAGGGCATATTGCAGGGAACCTACGAAACTTTCGGCGCTGTTGCCCGTCAACATTTTGGTGGAACTCTCGCTGGAACTCTCACCCTCACCGGTGGCTGCGGTGGTATGGGTGGTGCACAGCCACTGGCCGTCACTATGAACGATGGTGTTGTGCTCATCGTTGATGTCGACGCTACCCGTCTCCAACGTCGTGTCGAACACGGTTACCTGGATGAGATGACCCATGACCTCGACGACGCGATTGCTCGTGTTCTGGCAGCTAAGGAGTCCAAGACCCCGTTGTCGGTCGGAATTGTTGGCAATGCAGCTGATGTCTTCACTGAGTTACTAGAACGCAAAGTTCCAATCGACATTGTGACGGACCAAACAAGTGCACATGACCCCCTCTCCTACCTTCCTGAAGGTGTTTCGGTTGAGGAATGGCACAAGAAGGCAGAACAGGATGCTGCCTGGTTTACCGAACACTCTCGTGCCGCGATGGCGAAGCAGGTCAAAGCCATGGTTGAGTTCCAGGATGCTGGAGCCATTGTCTTCGACTACGGAAACTCTATCCGTGCAGAGGCCAAGCTCGGTGGTTATGACCGCGCCTTTGATTTCCCCGGCTTCGTGCCCGCCTATATTCGCCCACTTTTTTGTGAAGGTAACGGGCCATTCCGCTGGGCTGCCCTCTCTGGTGACCCTGAAGACATTGCCAAAACCGACAAAGCAATCATGGAACTCTTCCCCGAGAATGAACACCTCAAGCGATGGATCACCAAGGCAGGCGAAAAGGTTCACTTCGAAGGTTTGCCTGCCCGCATTTGCTGGCTGGGGTATAAAGAACGTCACCTGGCAGGTTTGAAGTTCAACGAAATGGTTGCTTCTGGTGAACTCTCTGCCCCAATCGTTATTGGCCGTGACCACCTCGACTCTGGTTCAGTTGCTTCTCCCTACCGTGAAACCGAAGCCATGAAAGACGGCTCCGATGCGATCGCTGACTGGCCTTTGCTCAACGCCCTGCTCAACACAGCATCAGGTGCAACGTGGGTTTCACTGCACCATGGTGGTGGTGTTGGTATTGGCCGCTCAATCCACTGTGGTCAAGTCACTGTTGCCGATGGAACCGAACTGGCCGCCCAGAAACTCGAACGCGTTCTCACCAATGACCCCGGTACCGGTGTAATGCGCCACGTTGATGCTGGTTACGAGCGAGCCGAAGAGGTCGCACGTGAGCGCGGTCTGCGTGTTCCCATGTGGGAAAACTAA
- the hutI gene encoding imidazolonepropionase: MSRTLFTNIGLLVTNNPKEAARAGGTDSPTGEIRDAAMIVESGLVAWVGKAADAETGGGFDIDAVVNVHGNTLIPGFVDSHSHLVFAGDRSAEFAARMEGTPYAAGGIRSTVAATRAATEESLREHLAALVKEMHSQGTTTIEIKSGYGLDVTTEERLVRLAREFTEEVTFLGAHVVPAEFADSRDEYVELVTGEMLSACAPHSKWIDVFCEHGAFTVEETRRILTAGIAAGLQPRVHASQLGPGEGVALAVELGAASVDHCTYLTEEDVVALADSSTVATLLPGVEFSTKQPYPSGRALIDAGVSVALSTDCNPGSSFTSSMPFCIAVAVREMGMSPAEALWASTAGGAQALRRGDVGKLSQGMRADIAEITAPSYIHLAYRPGVPQIGRVWKDGELIAG; the protein is encoded by the coding sequence ATGTCTCGCACGCTTTTTACGAACATCGGTTTGCTCGTGACGAACAACCCGAAAGAAGCGGCACGTGCCGGCGGAACGGACTCCCCTACCGGGGAGATCCGGGACGCCGCCATGATTGTTGAGAGTGGTCTTGTGGCGTGGGTTGGCAAGGCCGCGGATGCCGAAACCGGTGGCGGTTTCGATATTGATGCTGTGGTCAATGTGCATGGAAACACCCTGATTCCCGGGTTTGTCGATTCCCACTCTCACCTCGTTTTTGCCGGGGATCGCTCTGCAGAGTTTGCCGCCCGCATGGAGGGAACACCGTATGCTGCAGGCGGAATACGTTCAACCGTTGCGGCAACACGTGCTGCCACCGAAGAGAGTTTGCGCGAGCACCTTGCCGCGTTGGTTAAAGAAATGCATTCGCAGGGCACCACGACCATCGAAATCAAGTCCGGATACGGACTAGATGTAACAACAGAAGAACGTTTGGTTCGCTTAGCTAGAGAATTCACGGAGGAAGTTACCTTCTTAGGCGCGCATGTTGTTCCTGCAGAGTTTGCTGATTCCCGTGATGAGTATGTTGAGCTTGTGACGGGCGAAATGCTTTCAGCGTGTGCACCACATTCAAAGTGGATTGATGTCTTTTGTGAACATGGTGCTTTCACGGTGGAGGAAACAAGGCGTATCTTGACTGCCGGAATAGCAGCTGGGCTCCAACCCCGCGTGCACGCGTCACAACTTGGCCCCGGTGAAGGTGTTGCCTTAGCGGTTGAACTAGGCGCTGCCTCTGTAGATCACTGCACCTATCTCACCGAAGAAGATGTAGTAGCCCTAGCAGACTCCAGTACAGTTGCCACATTGCTTCCTGGCGTGGAGTTCTCAACCAAACAGCCCTACCCTTCAGGCCGAGCACTGATTGATGCGGGAGTGAGCGTTGCCCTGTCCACAGACTGCAATCCAGGGTCCAGCTTCACTTCGTCTATGCCTTTTTGTATAGCTGTTGCGGTGCGAGAAATGGGCATGAGTCCAGCAGAAGCCCTGTGGGCCTCCACCGCAGGAGGAGCCCAGGCTCTGCGTCGGGGTGATGTAGGCAAACTCTCACAAGGAATGCGCGCAGACATTGCCGAAATCACCGCACCAAGCTACATCCACCTTGCCTATCGTCCCGGAGTGCCCCAAATTGGGCGCGTGTGGAAAGACGGAGAACTTATCGCTGGCTAA
- a CDS encoding arginase family protein: protein MNKPAGLSHDPLWPRAGGWPAPSELAAGSRIDVSLVGVPASQTSLSATNAHETPDAIRSALFRYSPALMQDRGLPEKGVRNNPEIVDLEELTVADFGNVADPDSPAGEARTIAMMADAAKASELVIALGGDNSVTVAAALGAWGSDLSTAGLITLDAHYDLRDGVSNGSPVRRLIEAGLNPQRIVQIGIQDYANSVAYARRAHELGITVIHRDELARRPLSEIMSEALAIAGAAGGPVHVDLDVDVCDRSVAPACPASVPGGISAYELRQIARLAAAFPQVRSLDLTEIDATTDTPDGRTVRLAALCVLEAVAGVSQR, encoded by the coding sequence ATGAATAAACCTGCTGGCTTGTCTCACGACCCTCTCTGGCCTCGAGCCGGTGGTTGGCCAGCGCCTTCTGAATTGGCCGCGGGATCCCGTATTGATGTTTCCCTCGTCGGTGTTCCTGCATCACAGACTTCGTTGAGTGCAACTAATGCTCACGAAACCCCTGACGCGATACGTTCTGCACTGTTTCGCTACTCTCCTGCGCTCATGCAAGATCGAGGTCTGCCCGAGAAGGGCGTGCGAAATAATCCCGAGATTGTGGATCTTGAAGAGCTCACCGTGGCAGATTTTGGCAATGTTGCCGACCCTGATTCTCCTGCAGGTGAAGCACGAACGATTGCGATGATGGCCGATGCCGCTAAAGCGTCTGAATTGGTGATTGCTCTCGGTGGCGATAATTCTGTCACAGTAGCTGCTGCGCTGGGCGCGTGGGGAAGTGACCTTTCCACCGCTGGTTTGATCACACTAGATGCTCACTATGACCTGCGTGATGGGGTGAGCAATGGCTCTCCTGTGCGCAGGCTGATTGAGGCGGGCCTGAATCCTCAACGAATTGTGCAAATTGGCATTCAAGACTATGCAAACTCAGTTGCCTATGCTCGCAGGGCTCATGAGCTAGGTATTACGGTAATTCACCGTGATGAACTTGCCAGACGACCTCTGTCAGAAATCATGAGCGAAGCGCTCGCTATTGCCGGTGCTGCAGGCGGTCCAGTGCATGTTGACCTGGATGTGGACGTGTGTGATCGATCCGTTGCCCCGGCATGCCCCGCCAGTGTCCCTGGCGGAATCAGTGCCTATGAACTGCGCCAGATTGCCCGCCTCGCAGCTGCTTTCCCTCAGGTTCGATCACTAGACCTGACCGAAATTGATGCCACCACTGATACGCCAGACGGCAGAACTGTTCGCCTTGCGGCATTGTGTGTATTGGAGGCGGTTGCCGGCGTTAGCCAGCGATAA
- a CDS encoding SdpI family protein, with translation MDSGTLYLTVALSLVADVILYVVVARAASGKVVPNAWAGIRTKATRKNEKTWLAAHVVAYPIMRDTALANATLMIVALFLPSQFQMYLVQVALGALLVGVIFAGVQGQKAAKAADNE, from the coding sequence ATGGATTCCGGCACTTTGTACCTCACCGTTGCACTTTCGCTCGTGGCGGATGTGATTCTTTACGTTGTCGTGGCGCGTGCTGCATCCGGCAAGGTTGTGCCTAATGCGTGGGCAGGTATCCGCACAAAAGCTACTCGCAAGAATGAGAAAACGTGGTTGGCCGCTCACGTGGTGGCCTACCCGATCATGCGAGATACCGCTTTGGCTAATGCAACGTTGATGATTGTTGCCTTATTCTTGCCATCACAGTTCCAGATGTATCTGGTTCAGGTTGCTCTGGGAGCTTTACTGGTGGGAGTTATTTTCGCCGGAGTTCAAGGCCAGAAAGCCGCGAAAGCTGCTGACAATGAATAA
- a CDS encoding MBL fold metallo-hydrolase RNA specificity domain-containing protein, which yields MTKPEHTLRFLGGTETVTGSKYLIETGGKRILVDCGLFQGYKSLRERNREPFPVPPDTIDVVLLTHAHLDHSGYVPALVRDGFRGKIIATTGTAELCSILLPDSAHLLEEEAAHAAKKGYSKHNPPKPLYTVQDVEQALSQFRTAEFDKELEVAPGVKATFLPAGHILGASQLHIKVAGTTLHFTGDMGRQHDPLMKPPRPFEGADILITESTYGNRSHPNIDPEKELGPALKPTLERGGVVVIPAFAVGRTQGLMLHIWRLMDRGEIPRVPIYVNSPMAASATRMYHNHQDEHTIPADEFEAVYDVAHMVGTVEESKKLNERHGPMIIIAASGMMTGGRVLHHLVAFGDDPNNLILISGYQAGGTRGALLAEGATSLRIHGRDVPIRAQVIQLESMSGHADADELVQWMHTAPRAPKMTYVTHGEIDAADRMRFRIASELKWNVRAPEHGETIDLSNPQ from the coding sequence ATGACAAAGCCTGAACACACACTGCGCTTCCTCGGGGGAACTGAGACGGTCACCGGAAGTAAGTACCTGATTGAAACCGGTGGCAAACGCATTCTGGTCGATTGTGGCCTGTTCCAGGGATACAAGTCTTTGCGCGAGCGTAATCGCGAACCCTTCCCAGTTCCGCCCGACACTATCGATGTGGTCTTGCTTACCCACGCACACTTAGACCATTCGGGATATGTTCCCGCGCTCGTGCGTGATGGTTTCCGTGGAAAGATCATCGCCACAACAGGAACCGCAGAGCTGTGTTCCATTTTGCTTCCAGATAGCGCCCACCTTTTGGAGGAAGAGGCAGCACATGCTGCCAAGAAGGGGTATTCCAAACACAACCCACCCAAGCCCCTCTACACGGTGCAAGATGTAGAACAAGCCCTGTCGCAGTTCCGAACTGCAGAGTTTGATAAAGAGCTCGAGGTTGCCCCAGGCGTGAAGGCAACTTTCCTTCCGGCCGGCCACATTCTAGGTGCATCCCAATTGCACATCAAGGTTGCAGGAACCACCCTGCATTTCACGGGAGATATGGGCCGTCAGCATGATCCACTGATGAAGCCCCCTCGTCCTTTTGAGGGTGCGGACATTCTCATTACCGAATCTACGTACGGTAATCGCAGCCACCCCAACATCGACCCCGAGAAAGAACTTGGCCCTGCACTCAAGCCCACGCTTGAACGTGGCGGTGTCGTCGTCATCCCTGCTTTTGCGGTGGGAAGAACTCAGGGCCTGATGTTACATATCTGGCGATTGATGGACCGAGGCGAGATTCCTCGCGTCCCGATCTACGTCAACAGCCCTATGGCGGCTAGTGCGACACGGATGTATCACAATCATCAAGATGAGCACACGATTCCTGCTGACGAATTTGAGGCCGTCTATGACGTCGCCCACATGGTCGGCACCGTAGAAGAATCGAAGAAACTCAACGAGCGTCACGGACCCATGATCATCATTGCGGCGTCCGGCATGATGACCGGTGGTCGAGTGTTGCATCACCTTGTTGCTTTTGGTGATGACCCCAACAACCTCATACTTATTTCTGGATATCAGGCAGGAGGAACTCGGGGGGCACTGTTGGCTGAGGGGGCGACCTCACTGCGTATTCACGGCCGTGATGTGCCCATTCGTGCCCAGGTGATTCAGCTTGAGAGTATGTCAGGCCACGCAGATGCGGATGAGCTGGTGCAATGGATGCACACCGCTCCACGTGCTCCGAAAATGACGTATGTCACCCATGGTGAAATCGATGCTGCAGACCGGATGCGCTTCAGGATTGCGTCTGAATTGAAATGGAATGTTCGGGCACCCGAGCATGGCGAAACCATCGACCTTTCGAACCCGCAATAA
- a CDS encoding inositol monophosphatase family protein: MTRSHYTLNEDLQLALQLADAADEISRARYLALDLEVTTKPDKTPVTDADRAVEKAIIDILARERGSDYMLGEEFGEQKGTVSERPTATADHPHRQWIIDPIDGTSNFLRGVPVWATLIALAIDGEPVLGVVSAPALGKRWWGSQGNGAWVDESHDPLANIPLPDDLANVLEQPMVAVAEPRRLEVSGVSKLADASISYNSLQQWDQAGYLDELVGLSRKVWRTRAYGDMWSYMMVAEGIVDVAGEFDLKPYDMAALMPIVTEAGGTFTSIDGHADVWHGSALATNGALHAAVLAELAR, from the coding sequence GTGACCAGAAGCCACTACACCCTCAATGAAGACCTCCAGCTCGCCCTGCAACTAGCTGATGCCGCTGACGAGATTTCTCGCGCTCGCTATCTCGCTCTCGATCTCGAGGTCACGACAAAGCCCGATAAGACTCCAGTCACGGATGCGGATCGTGCTGTAGAAAAAGCCATAATCGACATTCTCGCTCGCGAGCGAGGATCTGATTACATGCTGGGCGAAGAGTTCGGCGAACAAAAAGGAACTGTTTCTGAACGCCCCACTGCGACAGCAGATCACCCTCACCGCCAATGGATTATTGACCCTATAGACGGTACTTCAAACTTTTTACGTGGTGTTCCTGTCTGGGCAACTCTGATTGCGTTGGCTATCGATGGAGAACCAGTACTGGGTGTGGTGAGTGCACCAGCTTTGGGCAAACGCTGGTGGGGCTCACAAGGTAATGGTGCGTGGGTTGATGAATCTCACGACCCTCTGGCAAACATTCCCCTTCCCGATGATCTCGCCAATGTTCTCGAGCAACCTATGGTTGCCGTGGCAGAACCGCGCCGTCTTGAAGTTTCAGGAGTATCCAAGCTTGCTGATGCCAGCATCAGCTATAACTCCTTGCAACAGTGGGATCAAGCTGGTTACCTAGACGAACTAGTTGGCCTCAGCAGAAAAGTATGGCGAACCCGGGCGTATGGCGACATGTGGTCCTACATGATGGTTGCCGAGGGCATTGTGGACGTGGCGGGAGAATTTGATCTTAAGCCCTATGACATGGCTGCCTTGATGCCCATCGTGACAGAAGCTGGCGGGACCTTCACCTCGATTGACGGTCACGCAGATGTGTGGCACGGGAGCGCTTTAGCAACGAATGGCGCTCTTCATGCCGCCGTGCTTGCTGAATTAGCTCGCTAG
- a CDS encoding oxygenase MpaB family protein yields MSRFSESIRSHLLETFSGDTQGTPYWVKNIEQGDDVGFFGPRSASWAVHGGMPTMVAGIRALLMQTLHPGAMAGVHDWSRYKEDPLGRLAGTIQWLITVTFGDTALAEHESSRVAKFHDRVKGTYIDAQGVERSYSAGDPELLYWVHVVFTDAFLGCHQAWGDPIPGGADQYVSEWSIAGELVGVANPPRSEKELIAALHKFNTDGVLKHDERVEETIAFLRKPPLRRSMMPFYRIMFAGAVESIPEEYRQILGLKKPWWPASWLTGVILKMLRSLLGPSSTSEDAARARIARLEAEGKLAS; encoded by the coding sequence ATGAGTAGGTTTAGCGAAAGTATCCGTTCGCATCTGCTGGAAACTTTCTCCGGGGATACCCAAGGCACTCCCTATTGGGTGAAGAACATTGAACAAGGCGACGATGTCGGCTTCTTTGGCCCAAGATCAGCATCGTGGGCAGTGCACGGTGGCATGCCAACCATGGTTGCCGGTATTCGTGCCCTGCTGATGCAAACCTTGCACCCTGGAGCCATGGCCGGAGTTCACGACTGGTCACGCTATAAAGAAGACCCGTTGGGGCGTCTGGCTGGGACTATTCAGTGGCTCATCACGGTCACCTTCGGTGACACCGCACTTGCTGAACACGAATCCTCCCGGGTGGCTAAGTTCCACGATCGCGTCAAGGGCACCTACATCGATGCGCAGGGTGTTGAACGCTCATATTCTGCTGGAGATCCAGAGCTGTTGTATTGGGTACATGTGGTATTCACTGACGCTTTCTTGGGCTGTCATCAGGCCTGGGGAGATCCCATCCCGGGTGGTGCCGACCAGTATGTTTCCGAGTGGTCCATCGCAGGAGAGCTCGTTGGTGTAGCTAACCCTCCGCGATCAGAAAAGGAACTCATTGCGGCCTTGCACAAGTTCAATACCGATGGCGTTCTCAAACACGATGAGCGCGTAGAGGAAACGATTGCTTTCTTGCGTAAGCCACCGCTACGTCGCAGCATGATGCCGTTCTATCGCATCATGTTTGCCGGTGCTGTCGAAAGCATTCCTGAGGAATACCGTCAGATTTTGGGTCTGAAGAAACCGTGGTGGCCAGCATCGTGGCTCACCGGAGTGATCTTGAAGATGCTTCGTTCACTCTTGGGACCCTCGTCTACTTCAGAGGATGCTGCTCGTGCCCGAATTGCTCGGTTGGAAGCTGAAGGAAAACTAGCGAGCTAA
- a CDS encoding flavin reductase family protein, translated as MTHSMPSENLPIIHDGIIDPPHDVEVLSADEFKLAFRNHPAGVAIVTADAGNGPVAMTVTSVFSVSAEPPLLVFSASAQSSATPIITEAETVVVHLLGADQLHLAKLAATSGANRFPQDIPTERLPTGETVYSEAHAWIRGRTVNKLKAGNSTVFLIEALEAKTPEAGSAELDASSAHPLVYHNRTWHKLDSNSKLEA; from the coding sequence ATGACTCACAGTATGCCCTCAGAGAACTTGCCGATTATTCACGACGGCATTATCGATCCACCTCACGATGTTGAGGTGCTCTCAGCTGATGAGTTCAAGCTGGCTTTCCGCAACCACCCTGCTGGTGTAGCAATTGTCACCGCAGATGCGGGCAACGGTCCTGTCGCGATGACAGTCACCAGTGTGTTTTCGGTGAGTGCAGAACCACCACTCTTGGTCTTCTCTGCATCTGCGCAATCCTCGGCAACGCCTATCATCACTGAAGCTGAAACGGTCGTGGTTCACCTCTTGGGTGCAGACCAGCTTCATTTGGCCAAACTTGCCGCAACAAGCGGAGCTAACCGTTTTCCCCAAGACATTCCTACTGAGCGGCTCCCCACGGGAGAAACTGTCTATTCCGAGGCGCATGCGTGGATTCGAGGCCGAACAGTGAACAAGCTCAAAGCGGGAAATTCCACCGTGTTTTTGATTGAAGCTCTGGAAGCGAAAACCCCTGAGGCAGGAAGTGCTGAACTGGACGCAAGTTCTGCACACCCGCTGGTGTACCACAACCGCACCTGGCACAAACTCGACAGCAACTCCAAGCTCGAGGCATGA